In Panthera uncia isolate 11264 chromosome B4, Puncia_PCG_1.0, whole genome shotgun sequence, one genomic interval encodes:
- the PHF5A gene encoding PHD finger-like domain-containing protein 5A: protein MAKHHPDLIFCRKQAGVAIGRLCEKCDGKCVICDSYVRPCTLVRICDECNYGSYQGRCVICGGPGVSDAYYCKECTIQEKDRDGCPKIVNLGSSKTDLFYERKKYGFKKR, encoded by the exons ATGGCCAAGCATCATCCGGATTTGATCTTTTGCCGCAAGCAGGCTGGTGTTG CTATCGGAAGACTGTGTGAGAAAT GTGATGGCAAGTGTGTGATCTGTGACTCCTACGTGCGTCCCTGCACTCTGGTGCGCATATGTGATGAGTGTAATTATGGCTCTTACCAAGGGCGCTGTGTGATCTGTGGAGGCCCTGGAGTTTCTGATGCCTATTACTGTAAGGAGTGCACCATCCAAGAGAAGGAT agagatGGCTGCCCAAAGATTGTCAATTTGGGGAGCTCTAAGACAGATCTCTTCTATGAACGCAAAAAATACGGCTTCAAGAAGAGGTGA